The DNA window AGATATTTTAAAAATATCTTCTCCTGTAATAAGATTTCAAAATCGTTCCGGACCTTTAAGATTGTTAATATTAGGAGGTAGTCAAGGAGCGACTGTATTAAATAATATTATACCATCTATTTTAAAAATATTGCCAAATAAATTTCACATAATACATCAAACAGGATTTAATGAATATAATAAAGTAAAAGAAAAATATGATAAATTGTTAAATACTAAAAATTATAAAATTTTTACATTTATAGAAGACATTTATACAGCATATAGCTGGGCGGACTTGGTGATCTGTCGCTCAGGAGCTTTGACAGTTAGCGAGATTGCTCACATCGGATTAGCTGCATTTTTTATTCCATATCCTCACAAAGATAATCAACAATATTGGAATGCTAAAATCTTAGAAGCTATAGGAGCAGCTAAAATTATTTTACAAAATAAATTTACAAAAAAAAATGTTTTGAACTTTTTATGCGATTGGAATCGAGAAAAATCTTTCAAAATGTCTAAAAAATCAAGAGGCGCAATAATAGAAAACTCAACTAAAAAAATTATATACGAAATTTATCAGAATATACAAGTATAAAATAAACTTTAATATTATTAATAATATGATTAAAAATGATTTGTTTTTTTCAAAAATTTTAAAATCCGATAAAATTCATTTCATTGGAATTGGAGGTGCCGGTATGGGTGCACTTGCAGCATTAATGAAAAATTTAGGATATAACATTAGCGGATCAGATATTATTGAAAATTCAATCATCCACGATCTTAGAAAACTAGGTATAAAAATTTTTATTAAACATTCCCAAAATAACATTTTTTTTTCTAAATTAGTTGTAGTTTCCAGTGCTATACCAGAAAATAATGAAGAAATTTTTGCTGCAAAAAAATTTAATATTCCAATTATTAAAAGAGCAGCAATGTTGTTTGAATTGATGAAATTTAAATATAATATTATTATTTCTGGAACACATGGAAAAACAACTACGACTGCAATGCTTTATCATATTTTTAAAGCAGCTCAATTAAATCCAACGTATATAAATGGCGGCAAACTAATAAAAGATAATACACGCAGTTATTTAGGTACAAGTCGTTATTGGATTGCTGAAGCAGATGAGAGTGATGCTTCTTTTTTATATTTTAAACCTAAAGTAGCTGTAGTAACTAGCATTGAAGCAGAACACTTAAATGCATATGAAAATCAATTCAAAAATTTAAAATCTGCTTTTATTAAATTTTTAAATAATACATCTTCAGGAGGATATGTCATATTATGTCTTGATGATCGTGTTATTCAAAATATTATTCCAAAAATTAATCGGAAAATTGTTACGTATGGTTTTAACAAAAATTCTGATATTTATATAAAAAAATATTACCAAAAAAATTTTATATTTACTGCTGAAATATATATTAAAAAAATTAAAAAACATATATATTTACATATTAAAACTCCTGGAAAATTTAACATTCTAAATGCTACTGCAGCTATTTCTATAGCAATAGAAGAAGGTATTCATAGTGAGGTGATTTTAAATGCTATGTTAAAATTTCCAGGAGTTTATAGAAGGTTCAATTATATAAAAAATTATAATTTAAAAAAAATTAATAAAAAAATAGGAGAAATTGCATTGATTGATGACTACGGACATCATCCTACTGAAATAAAATTAACTATTCAAATTGTTAAAAAATTATGGTGTAATAGAAGACTAGTCATGGTCTTCCAGCCACACCGATACACACGTATGAAATTTTTATACAGAGATTTTATAGAAATTTTATCTACTGTAGATATTTTATTATTGTTAAACATATACCCCGCTTTTGAAAAACCTATTGCTGGTATAAATAGCAAAGTTTTTTGCAAGAATATTCGTAAATTGAAAAAAACGCATGCTGTATTCGTTCCAAATATAAATAATTTATATAAAATATTAAAAATTTTACTCCTCAGTCAAGATATACTGCTATTACAAGGGGCTGGAGATATTGAACTGATATTCAAAAAATTAATTAATAAAAAAATTTAAATTTTAGAAAAAATAAAATATATAAAGATAATAAAATTTTAATGTTTAATACAAAAACATATCAAAAAATTAAAAAATCATATAAATTTATTTTTTTATTTGTATCTATAGGATGTATAGTTTGGTTTTTTTGGAATATAGTAAAATTTTCTAACATTTTGTTTATTTTTCCATTATCTAAAATCATTATTAAAGGAAACCAGAACTTTACTACAGTAGAAGATATTAATCAAATTATTTTAGGTATAAAATATTCTAAAAAATTTATTCAACACGACATAATTACTATTCAAACTAATATATCTAAAATTCCATGGATTCAAAAATCGAGTATAGAAAAAAAATGGCCAGACTCTCTAATTGTGCAAATTCTTGAATACATTCCTATAGGATTTTGGAACGATATCTATTTCATAGATGTGAACGGAACAATTTTTTATGTGCCTAAGAAACGATTAAATAATATTAAAAATTTACTAAAAATATATGCACCGCAAAATAGTGAAAAAATCGTTTTGCATGTGCTATTAAAAATAAAAAGTATTTTGGAAAAAGAGCAAATATCTTTAAATACAATTTATATCGGAGAACAATTTAACTGGGATTTAACAATAGAAAATAATTTAAAGATAAGATTGGGACGGTATGATAAAATATATAGATTACAAAGATTTGTAACGATATATCCAGTATTATTAAAAATAGCTCAGAAAGAAAATAAAAAAATGAAGTATATAGATCTTAGATATAATTCAGGATTATCAGTTGGATATAAATAATCAATTTAATAGTACAGGCAAACTTTATGACGAAAGAGACGAATAAAAAACTAGTAGGACTAGAAATTGGAACGTCTAAAGTCGCTCTTCTTGTAGGAGATATTTTACCTGATGGAATTATAAAAATTATTGGATCAGGAAATTCTCCTTCTAAAGGAATTGATAAAGGTGGAGTAAATGATTTAGAAGCAGTAGTACAATGTGTACAACAAGCAGTTCACCAAGCTGAAATGACAGCGAAATGTCATATCGAATCTGCTTATCTTGCTCTTTCAGGAAAACACATTTCATGTCAAAACGAAATTGGCATGGTGCCGATTACTGAAGAAGAAGTGACACAAGAAGATATAGAAAATGTTGTACATACTGCAAAATCCGTACGAATAAAAAATGAACATCGTATTCTTCATGTAATTCCACAAGATTATACTATCGATTATCAAGAAGGTATCAAAAATCCAATTGGATTAGCAGGCGTACGAATGCAAGCTAGTGTTCATTTAATTACGTGTCATAACGATATGGCAAAAAATATGATTAAAGCTGCACGTAGATGTGGAGTAAAAATAGATCAATTAATTTTTTCTGGATTGGCATCTAGTTGTTCGGTGTTAACCGAAGATGAAAAAGAACTTGGGGTATGCATAGTAGATATGGGCGGAGGCACCATGGATATTGCAATTTACACTGCCGGAGCGTTACGCTATACAAAAGTAATTCCATATGCCGGAAACATAGTTACTAAAGATATTTCATATGCTTTTGGCACACCCCCTTTAGAAGCTGAATCAATTAAAATTCATTACGGATGTGCTTTAAAATCATTAGTCAATAAAGAAGAAACCGTAGAAATTGCTAGTTTAGGAGGTAGACCTACAAGAAGTTTACAAAGAAAAACTCTGGCAGAAGTTATCGAACCAAGATATACAGAGTTATTACATTTAGTTAGCGATGAAATTTTAAATTTGCAAAAACAATTACGTTCTGAAAAAATTAAACACCATTTATCTGCAGGTATAGTGTTAACGGGAGGTGCATCCCAAATCGACGGATTATCCGATTGCGCACAACAAGTATTTCGTATGCAAGTACGTATTGGAAGACCTCAGAATATCTCAGGATTAACTGAATCTGTAAATCATCCATATCATTCAACAGTAGTAGGTTTATTACATTATGGTAAAGAATACGTTTTTAATAAAGATATTGAAACAACAGAAAAATATACTTTTTTTGCAAATTGGATAAAAAAATTTAATAATTGGATTAAAAAAGAATTTTAAAACTTGAAAATTAAGTCAAATCAATTTTTTTGATGCGATTAGTTTTGGAGATATATTATGTTTGAACCAATGGAATTAACTAGTGATGCAGTCATTAAAGTAGTTGGAATTGGAGGTGGTGGAGGAAATGCAGTTGAACATATGGTACGCGAATGTATCGAAGGCGTCGATTTTTTTGCAGTTAATACTGACGCTCAAGCATTAAAAAAAACTGAAGTCAATCAAACAATTCAAATTGGCAATAGTATTACAAAAGGTTTAGGAGCTGGTGCAAATCCAGAAATAGGGAGAAATTCTGCAGAAGAAGATAAAGATGCGCTTCGTGCCATGTTAGAAGGCGCCGACATGGTATTTATTGCTTCGGGTATGGGTGGAGGTACCGGTACAGGTGCCGCTCCAGTAATTGCGGAAATTGCTAAAGATCTCGGAATTTTAACCGTAGCAGTAGTTACAAAACCATTTCACTTCGAAGGTAAAAAACGTATGTTGTTCGCAGAACAAGGTATTGATTTACTTTCGAAAAGTGTAGATTCTTTAATAATTATTCCAAATGATAAATTATTGAAAGTATTAGGTCGCGGAATTTCATTGTTAGATGCATTTAGTGCAGCAAATGATGTATTAAAAAATGCAGTTCAAGGAATTGCAGAATTAATTACACGTCCGGGATTAATTAATGTAGATTTTGCCGATGTAAAAACAGTTATGTCAGAAATGGGGTATGCTATGATGGGTTCAGGTACTTCTAAAGGCGAAAATAGATCAGAAGAATCATCTGAAATGGCAATTTCTAGTCCTTTGTTAGAAGATATCGATCTTTCTGGAGCACGTGGAGTCCTAGTAAATATTACTGCAGGATTTGATTTACGTTTAGATGAATTTGAATCTGTTGGAAATACAGTACGTTCTTTTGCTTCAGATAATGCTACAGTAGTAATTGGAACATCGTTAGATCCTAATATGAATGAAGAATTACGTGTTACTGTTGTAGCAACTGGAATTGGGATGGATAAAAGACCTGAAATAAAGTTAGTTAAAAACGTAGACGTTAATAAAAAAAATATCGATCATTTTACCTACAATTACCCTGCACAAGGATCATCTCTAGATAACAAAACTCTTATACATAAAAAGTTGTTAAATAACAAAAAAATAATAGAAGATAATCTTCAATCTGATTACTTAGATATTCCGGCTTTTTTACGTAAACAAGCAGATTAATTTTTATTAAAGAACGAAACAAGCAAAACTGCTCTCTATTACTATGTTAGTATAAGTAAAGCAATATATGATTAAACAAAATACTTTAAAAAAGTCTATACAGTGTACAGGGATAGGGCTTCATTCAGGAAAAATGATTACGTTAACACTTCTTCCTGCTCCAGAAAATACTGGAATTATCTATCGACGTATTGATTTAGTACCTCCGGTAGAATTAGTTTCTCATATTGATATGATTAAAAATACCAAATTTTGTACGTCTTTAGAAGATAAAAATGGAATAAAAATCTCTACTATCGAACATTTAAGTGCTGCTTTATCAGGATTATGGATTGACAACATTGTTATTGAATTAACAGGTTCCGAAATTCCTATTATGGATGGCAGTGCATGGCCTTTTGTAAATTTAATATTACGTGCTGGAGTT is part of the Wigglesworthia glossinidia endosymbiont of Glossina morsitans morsitans (Yale colony) genome and encodes:
- the murC gene encoding UDP-N-acetylmuramate--L-alanine ligase; this translates as MIKNDLFFSKILKSDKIHFIGIGGAGMGALAALMKNLGYNISGSDIIENSIIHDLRKLGIKIFIKHSQNNIFFSKLVVVSSAIPENNEEIFAAKKFNIPIIKRAAMLFELMKFKYNIIISGTHGKTTTTAMLYHIFKAAQLNPTYINGGKLIKDNTRSYLGTSRYWIAEADESDASFLYFKPKVAVVTSIEAEHLNAYENQFKNLKSAFIKFLNNTSSGGYVILCLDDRVIQNIIPKINRKIVTYGFNKNSDIYIKKYYQKNFIFTAEIYIKKIKKHIYLHIKTPGKFNILNATAAISIAIEEGIHSEVILNAMLKFPGVYRRFNYIKNYNLKKINKKIGEIALIDDYGHHPTEIKLTIQIVKKLWCNRRLVMVFQPHRYTRMKFLYRDFIEILSTVDILLLLNIYPAFEKPIAGINSKVFCKNIRKLKKTHAVFVPNINNLYKILKILLLSQDILLLQGAGDIELIFKKLINKKI
- the murG gene encoding undecaprenyldiphospho-muramoylpentapeptide beta-N-acetylglucosaminyltransferase, which encodes MKNKKNIHILISGGGSGGHVFVGLSIAKHLINLGCNVTWLGAKNKIESQLIPKNKIPIEYFYVSGFCGKNIFLKFISIAKLIYALFKAKIFIKKIKPNVVFSIGGYASLPGAIATWMLKIPLVIHEQNTIPGLANYFLSKLSNCQVLQAFPNTFPDSKVVGNPIREDILKISSPVIRFQNRSGPLRLLILGGSQGATVLNNIIPSILKILPNKFHIIHQTGFNEYNKVKEKYDKLLNTKNYKIFTFIEDIYTAYSWADLVICRSGALTVSEIAHIGLAAFFIPYPHKDNQQYWNAKILEAIGAAKIILQNKFTKKNVLNFLCDWNREKSFKMSKKSRGAIIENSTKKIIYEIYQNIQV
- a CDS encoding cell division protein FtsQ/DivIB, with the protein product MFNTKTYQKIKKSYKFIFLFVSIGCIVWFFWNIVKFSNILFIFPLSKIIIKGNQNFTTVEDINQIILGIKYSKKFIQHDIITIQTNISKIPWIQKSSIEKKWPDSLIVQILEYIPIGFWNDIYFIDVNGTIFYVPKKRLNNIKNLLKIYAPQNSEKIVLHVLLKIKSILEKEQISLNTIYIGEQFNWDLTIENNLKIRLGRYDKIYRLQRFVTIYPVLLKIAQKENKKMKYIDLRYNSGLSVGYK
- the ftsA gene encoding cell division protein FtsA; the protein is MTKETNKKLVGLEIGTSKVALLVGDILPDGIIKIIGSGNSPSKGIDKGGVNDLEAVVQCVQQAVHQAEMTAKCHIESAYLALSGKHISCQNEIGMVPITEEEVTQEDIENVVHTAKSVRIKNEHRILHVIPQDYTIDYQEGIKNPIGLAGVRMQASVHLITCHNDMAKNMIKAARRCGVKIDQLIFSGLASSCSVLTEDEKELGVCIVDMGGGTMDIAIYTAGALRYTKVIPYAGNIVTKDISYAFGTPPLEAESIKIHYGCALKSLVNKEETVEIASLGGRPTRSLQRKTLAEVIEPRYTELLHLVSDEILNLQKQLRSEKIKHHLSAGIVLTGGASQIDGLSDCAQQVFRMQVRIGRPQNISGLTESVNHPYHSTVVGLLHYGKEYVFNKDIETTEKYTFFANWIKKFNNWIKKEF
- the ftsZ gene encoding cell division protein FtsZ — encoded protein: MFEPMELTSDAVIKVVGIGGGGGNAVEHMVRECIEGVDFFAVNTDAQALKKTEVNQTIQIGNSITKGLGAGANPEIGRNSAEEDKDALRAMLEGADMVFIASGMGGGTGTGAAPVIAEIAKDLGILTVAVVTKPFHFEGKKRMLFAEQGIDLLSKSVDSLIIIPNDKLLKVLGRGISLLDAFSAANDVLKNAVQGIAELITRPGLINVDFADVKTVMSEMGYAMMGSGTSKGENRSEESSEMAISSPLLEDIDLSGARGVLVNITAGFDLRLDEFESVGNTVRSFASDNATVVIGTSLDPNMNEELRVTVVATGIGMDKRPEIKLVKNVDVNKKNIDHFTYNYPAQGSSLDNKTLIHKKLLNNKKIIEDNLQSDYLDIPAFLRKQAD